A part of Bacillota bacterium genomic DNA contains:
- a CDS encoding M42 family metallopeptidase has protein sequence MKELLKKLAEAYGPAGNEGPVREILRKEVEGLADEVKVDALGNLIAARRGPGPRVLLAAHMDEVGVIATHIDEKGFVRFSNVGGVSPYTLLGERVVFENGTVGTFGTEKLDDIKDLKFAKMFIDIGATDDKSAKEKVSVGDIAGFQRDARLDLGGRVIAKSLDDRSGCAVLVQVLRELKGRDIPNQVYVVFSVQEEVGTRGAKTAAYGVNPDIGIAVDVTGTGDTPEAYPMDVSLGKGPAIKVKDSSVITHPRLRQLMVDAAREKGIPYQLEVLERGGTDAGPIHLTREGVPSGAISIPTRYIHTPSEMADLSDIENAVKLIVALLEKPLGEKLL, from the coding sequence TTGAAAGAACTTCTGAAGAAGCTGGCCGAGGCGTACGGCCCGGCAGGCAATGAGGGTCCCGTGCGTGAGATCCTCCGCAAAGAGGTGGAGGGCCTTGCCGACGAGGTCAAGGTGGATGCCCTTGGAAACCTCATCGCGGCGAGGAGGGGCCCGGGGCCGCGCGTGCTGCTGGCAGCGCACATGGACGAGGTCGGAGTCATCGCGACCCACATCGACGAGAAAGGGTTCGTGAGGTTCTCGAACGTAGGGGGAGTCTCACCATACACGCTCCTCGGCGAGAGGGTCGTGTTCGAGAACGGCACGGTGGGGACGTTCGGCACCGAGAAGCTCGATGACATCAAAGACCTCAAGTTCGCCAAGATGTTCATCGACATCGGCGCGACCGACGACAAGTCCGCGAAGGAGAAGGTCTCCGTCGGCGACATCGCCGGCTTCCAGCGTGACGCGCGCTTGGATCTCGGTGGACGCGTCATCGCCAAGTCCCTTGACGATCGGTCGGGGTGCGCCGTGCTCGTCCAGGTGCTGAGGGAACTCAAGGGAAGAGACATCCCGAACCAGGTTTACGTGGTCTTCTCCGTGCAGGAGGAGGTGGGGACGCGCGGAGCCAAGACGGCGGCGTACGGCGTGAACCCAGACATCGGCATAGCCGTGGACGTGACGGGGACGGGTGACACACCCGAGGCGTACCCGATGGACGTCAGCCTTGGCAAGGGGCCCGCGATAAAGGTGAAGGACTCGTCGGTGATCACTCATCCGCGGCTTCGCCAGTTGATGGTGGATGCGGCGAGAGAGAAGGGGATCCCTTACCAGCTCGAGGTGCTCGAGCGTGGCGGCACTGATGCGGGGCCGATACATCTTACGCGCGAGGGTGTTCCGTCGGGAGCCATTTCCATACCCACGAGGTACATCCACACACCGTCGGAGATGGCAGACCTCTCTGATATCGAGAACGCCGTCAAACTCATCGTGGCTCTGCTTGAGAAACCGCTGGGTGAAAAGCTGCTCTAG
- the polA gene encoding DNA polymerase I gives MTRKKLVIIDGNSLANRAFYAIQADLSTRTGERTNAVYGFANMLLRLLEEEKPDYLAVAFDRAAPTFRHLEFEGYKATRKGMPDELASQIPLIKELVEAFRVPVLEIDGYEADDIIGTVTRKAEEAGCESLIVTGDRDTLQLVSPLTRAVITRKGISEMETFDEAAVRERFGIAPGQVPDLKGLAGDASDNIPGVPGIGEKTAVKLIQTFGGVEEVLRNVDSVEPARARELIRNHAEQAQLSKRLAIIDRDVPIDFDLDACRLEEPDYARLADLFRRLEFRSLLRRLEARMGPGPGKPEPATPRSGTPPSRPSVPPEPVAGSLFGAEEVGPDVVRDEARRGRPPAAPDEGVFGEPTVVTAEASGRGARCAIVADLDAVRDLARELGAAKDFTFDVVADGPHPMRAALVGVAFALPDGRAFYVPFAHSYLGAPAVPERAALDILGPVFEDDAISKVCHDAKPKMIHLRRRGVKLEGLYFDTMIGAYLVNPERKSDLEHVIREQLGEDVYGVDALYSAAGRGGLPRTVAEARAEAVGDAVCEGLARLPRLREVITKKLMDFGMQKLFCSVEMPLVTVLADMEMTGVAVDPERLRDLSRDMALRMAGLEREIYELAGEEFNINSPKQLGHILFEKLGLPAAKKTKTGYSTDAEVLEELSSHHRIAAKIVEYREIAKLKGTYADALASLINPETGRIHTTFNQTVTATGRLSSSDPNLQNIPIRKEEGRRIRAVFVPGKANSLILSADYSQIELRVLAHFSRDRALVESFRRDEDIHARTAASVFGVDIRDVTPEMRSRAKAVNFGIVYGISDFGLAKGLGISRKEAALFIDTYFRHYSGVKKYLDEVVEAARRDGYVTTLLNRRRYLPDLNSKNVPARKFAERTAMNTPIQGTAADIIKLAMVSVHRELGRRGLASKMILQVHDELVFEVPESEIEEVATLARRTMEEAVVLDVPLRADVKAGPNWLDLKALPATNV, from the coding sequence ATGACGCGCAAGAAGCTTGTGATAATCGACGGCAACAGCCTTGCGAACCGCGCTTTCTACGCCATTCAAGCCGACCTCAGCACCCGGACCGGCGAACGCACGAACGCCGTGTACGGTTTCGCCAACATGCTGCTCCGGCTTCTCGAGGAAGAGAAGCCGGATTACCTTGCTGTAGCCTTCGACAGGGCGGCGCCCACGTTTCGCCACCTCGAGTTCGAGGGATACAAAGCTACGCGCAAGGGCATGCCGGACGAACTTGCGTCCCAGATACCCCTCATCAAAGAGCTCGTCGAGGCGTTTCGTGTCCCCGTGCTCGAGATCGATGGTTATGAGGCTGATGACATCATCGGCACGGTTACGAGGAAAGCCGAGGAGGCCGGCTGCGAGTCTCTAATCGTGACCGGGGATAGGGACACGCTCCAGCTCGTCTCGCCTCTTACACGCGCCGTGATCACGAGAAAGGGCATCAGCGAAATGGAGACGTTCGACGAGGCCGCGGTGAGGGAACGGTTCGGCATCGCCCCGGGTCAGGTGCCGGACCTCAAGGGGCTCGCGGGCGACGCGTCCGACAACATCCCGGGCGTGCCGGGCATTGGTGAGAAGACCGCCGTGAAGCTCATCCAGACTTTCGGCGGGGTCGAGGAGGTCCTTCGCAACGTCGATAGCGTGGAGCCCGCCCGGGCGCGGGAGCTCATCCGTAACCATGCGGAGCAAGCCCAGCTTTCTAAGAGGCTGGCCATAATAGACCGCGATGTGCCCATCGACTTCGACCTCGACGCGTGTCGCTTGGAGGAGCCGGACTACGCAAGGCTTGCGGATCTCTTCAGGCGTCTCGAGTTCCGCAGCCTGCTCAGGCGGCTCGAGGCGAGGATGGGCCCCGGCCCGGGGAAGCCCGAGCCGGCCACACCCCGGTCCGGCACGCCGCCCTCTCGGCCAAGTGTGCCGCCCGAGCCTGTCGCAGGAAGCTTGTTCGGCGCAGAAGAGGTTGGCCCGGACGTTGTCCGGGATGAAGCGCGCCGAGGGCGGCCGCCCGCCGCGCCGGATGAGGGTGTTTTCGGCGAACCTACGGTCGTCACGGCCGAGGCGAGCGGGCGTGGGGCGCGTTGCGCGATAGTCGCCGATCTGGACGCCGTGCGCGATCTTGCACGCGAGCTCGGGGCCGCGAAAGACTTCACTTTCGATGTGGTGGCCGACGGCCCTCACCCCATGCGCGCGGCACTCGTGGGCGTGGCGTTCGCCTTGCCGGACGGAAGGGCTTTCTACGTTCCGTTCGCACACTCATACCTCGGGGCGCCGGCGGTTCCGGAGAGGGCTGCTCTCGACATCCTCGGGCCGGTCTTTGAGGACGACGCCATCTCCAAAGTGTGCCACGATGCCAAACCGAAGATGATCCATTTGCGCAGGAGAGGCGTCAAGCTAGAGGGCCTCTACTTCGACACCATGATCGGCGCCTACCTCGTCAACCCCGAGCGAAAGAGCGACCTCGAGCACGTCATCCGCGAGCAGCTCGGAGAGGATGTGTACGGGGTGGACGCGCTCTACTCGGCAGCGGGGCGCGGCGGGCTCCCGAGGACCGTCGCCGAAGCACGCGCCGAGGCCGTGGGTGATGCTGTCTGCGAGGGTCTTGCTCGACTCCCGCGCCTTCGCGAGGTCATCACGAAGAAGCTCATGGATTTCGGCATGCAGAAGCTGTTCTGTTCCGTGGAGATGCCCTTGGTCACCGTGCTTGCGGACATGGAGATGACGGGCGTCGCTGTGGACCCGGAACGCCTGCGTGACCTTTCGCGGGATATGGCGTTGCGTATGGCCGGGCTCGAGCGTGAGATATACGAGCTTGCTGGCGAGGAGTTCAACATCAACTCCCCGAAGCAACTCGGGCACATCCTTTTCGAGAAGCTCGGCTTGCCCGCTGCCAAGAAGACCAAAACAGGCTATTCCACCGACGCCGAGGTGCTCGAGGAGCTCTCGTCCCACCACCGTATCGCCGCGAAGATCGTGGAGTACAGGGAGATAGCCAAGCTCAAGGGGACTTACGCTGACGCGCTCGCATCCCTCATCAATCCTGAGACCGGGCGCATTCACACCACCTTCAACCAGACGGTGACGGCCACGGGCAGGCTCTCTAGCAGCGATCCCAACCTTCAGAACATACCCATCCGCAAGGAGGAAGGGCGACGCATCCGAGCGGTCTTCGTCCCGGGCAAGGCGAATAGTCTGATACTAAGCGCGGACTACTCCCAGATCGAGCTCAGAGTACTAGCCCATTTCTCGCGCGATAGAGCGCTCGTGGAGTCGTTCAGGCGCGACGAAGACATTCACGCGCGCACGGCGGCCTCGGTCTTCGGGGTGGACATCCGTGACGTGACCCCTGAGATGAGAAGCAGGGCCAAGGCGGTGAACTTCGGCATAGTCTATGGTATCAGCGATTTCGGCCTCGCAAAGGGCTTGGGGATATCGCGGAAGGAGGCCGCCCTCTTCATAGACACGTATTTCCGACACTACAGCGGAGTGAAGAAGTACTTGGACGAGGTCGTGGAGGCAGCGCGACGCGACGGCTACGTCACGACCCTTCTCAACAGACGGCGATACTTGCCCGACCTCAACAGCAAGAACGTGCCCGCGAGGAAGTTCGCGGAGAGGACCGCGATGAATACACCCATCCAGGGGACTGCGGCTGACATCATAAAGCTCGCCATGGTGAGCGTCCACCGCGAGCTCGGACGGCGTGGCCTTGCAAGCAAGATGATCCTGCAGGTCCACGACGAGCTCGTGTTCGAAGTGCCTGAAAGCGAAATCGAGGAGGTCGCCACGCTGGCCAGGAGGACGATGGAGGAAGCTGTGGTCCTCGATGTGCCCTTGAGGGCGGATGTGAAAGCCGGGCCCAACTGGCTCGATCTCAAGGCTCTGCCGGCGACAAATGTTTGA
- a CDS encoding dephospho-CoA kinase, which translates to MVIGITGGIASGKSLVASELARRGAFVIDVDQVARALVQPGEPALEEVIREFGARFRREDGTLDRRALGRLVFSDADALARLNEIMFPRLRAATEKQVREAVDRGYSMIVVDAAVLYEAGLDALVDRVICVTADESVRVRRAMARSGLSRPEALDRVKAQVGLEEQARRADFVVENNGSPDDVARQVDLILERLRRECQR; encoded by the coding sequence ATGGTCATCGGCATAACGGGCGGTATTGCGAGCGGTAAGAGCCTCGTCGCTTCCGAGCTGGCGCGGCGGGGGGCGTTCGTGATCGATGTAGACCAAGTGGCGCGGGCGCTCGTCCAGCCCGGCGAGCCGGCGCTCGAGGAGGTAATCCGGGAGTTCGGGGCGCGTTTCCGTCGCGAGGACGGCACCCTGGACCGCAGAGCCCTTGGCAGGCTGGTGTTCAGCGATGCCGACGCCCTCGCGCGCCTAAACGAGATAATGTTTCCGCGGCTCCGTGCGGCCACCGAGAAGCAGGTTCGGGAGGCGGTCGATCGCGGCTACTCCATGATCGTTGTGGACGCGGCGGTGCTGTACGAGGCGGGCCTGGACGCGCTGGTCGACCGGGTCATCTGCGTGACGGCTGACGAGTCAGTGCGCGTGAGGCGTGCCATGGCGCGCAGCGGCCTCTCTCGCCCCGAAGCGCTCGACCGCGTGAAGGCTCAGGTGGGGTTGGAAGAGCAGGCTCGCCGCGCGGACTTCGTGGTCGAGAACAACGGCTCGCCGGACGACGTGGCGCGCCAGGTGGACCTGATCCTCGAGAGATTGCGGAGAGAGTGTCAGAGATAG
- a CDS encoding L,D-transpeptidase family protein, whose product MTDEVPCPASASDSLRVSASTSASACAFVSARGATVTAADVWAGGSAALAVSVQPTACDGTAVHGGAARNDDAGGGTHGTGQESGEQSGSRYRIVINIPAYRLSLFRGDELAKDYPIAVGKAVSPSRIGRCAIVHKAENPTWFPPDGGPPVPPGPNNPVGSRWMGLSWPGYGIHGTNNPASIGKAVSLGCIRMRDEDARELYDIVPIGTEVEFVYRTIEVSPGNEWPGFLGARITVHPDVYKRGTNTFQNAVAALEAAMPQPAPNVDEETLRAIVAAARGKPEPVPWIPRVEVDGRALGAKAARIDASGNVLVSVRSVADALRFYVHWDPARRLAVIGGVLPVPCVVESGTAYVSVRDLQRVLFTMLVHWDPQSLVLAIDTRPQPSSSALSSSSSSSIVAPSLLFASPSETGCGGAPAPPPHVSVLAFPRAETGAPPSLPSAG is encoded by the coding sequence ATGACGGATGAGGTTCCCTGCCCCGCTTCGGCCTCAGATTCGCTGCGGGTTTCGGCTTCAACTTCGGCTTCGGCCTGCGCTTTCGTTTCAGCGCGGGGCGCGACTGTGACGGCCGCGGATGTGTGGGCCGGGGGGAGCGCCGCCCTCGCTGTGAGCGTGCAGCCCACCGCGTGTGACGGCACCGCCGTTCACGGCGGTGCGGCGCGGAACGACGATGCGGGCGGCGGGACGCACGGAACCGGTCAGGAAAGCGGCGAGCAATCGGGTTCGCGCTATCGGATAGTGATCAACATCCCGGCATACAGGCTCTCGCTGTTCCGCGGCGATGAGCTGGCAAAGGATTACCCGATAGCCGTGGGGAAGGCCGTTTCGCCGAGCCGCATCGGGAGGTGCGCCATCGTTCACAAGGCCGAGAATCCCACGTGGTTCCCCCCGGACGGGGGCCCGCCAGTGCCTCCCGGGCCCAACAACCCGGTCGGATCGCGTTGGATGGGTTTGAGCTGGCCTGGGTACGGTATCCACGGGACGAACAATCCCGCGTCCATCGGGAAGGCGGTGAGCCTGGGTTGTATCCGCATGCGTGATGAGGACGCGCGGGAGCTGTACGATATCGTGCCCATTGGCACGGAGGTCGAGTTCGTGTATAGAACGATCGAGGTTAGCCCCGGGAACGAATGGCCAGGATTCCTCGGCGCACGCATCACGGTCCATCCCGATGTTTACAAGCGCGGCACGAACACCTTTCAGAACGCCGTCGCGGCCCTGGAAGCTGCGATGCCCCAGCCTGCGCCCAATGTGGACGAAGAGACTCTCAGGGCGATCGTCGCTGCGGCCAGAGGAAAGCCGGAGCCTGTGCCCTGGATCCCGCGCGTCGAGGTGGACGGACGGGCCCTTGGGGCGAAGGCGGCTCGCATTGACGCGTCCGGCAATGTGCTGGTATCAGTGCGTTCCGTAGCTGACGCGCTGCGGTTCTACGTTCACTGGGACCCGGCGCGGCGCCTGGCCGTGATCGGCGGGGTGCTCCCCGTGCCATGCGTCGTGGAGTCGGGAACGGCCTACGTGTCCGTCCGCGACCTGCAGCGGGTCCTCTTCACGATGCTCGTCCATTGGGACCCGCAAAGCCTCGTGCTGGCAATTGACACGCGTCCTCAGCCTTCGTCTTCGGCCCTGTCTTCGTCTTCGTCTTCGTCCATTGTCGCGCCCTCGCTCCTATTCGCGTCTCCATCCGAAACAGGGTGTGGAGGCGCGCCCGCGCCCCCACCCCACGTCTCGGTCCTCGCCTTCCCGCGGGCGGAGACAGGCGCGCCGCCATCGCTGCCATCGGCCGGGTAG
- a CDS encoding S-layer homology domain-containing protein, producing the protein MRSAQNGLVVTRPRAVARLAVVALAGVEMLAMVAVTLVVTSLLAPVCALAAPSTAAPTTAATAAHGASGGAADRLKDIELSWAHDAIASLIDEGIISGYPDGTFKPENPVTRAEFAKIVARAFAIRPTGEPRFSDIKNNWAQAYITALTEAGIVSGYPDGTFKPDRHITRAEMVTMLVRVVKLADKMDSLDQPEPSFTDITPGHWAFRAVETAHALGILPVHFGVVFEPDTATTRAETAWMVKSLIDIKITQGKLAGVDTQQGTLTVTTPGGSEQTVTCGLDTQIYRNSVATSLDKLLRGDDVYVVSDAAGEPKFIKASGLVTKDDVTAKVSILSKGTLAPSDVEALARGDWNAVKQGLQPRLIERLTETGLTEEEATSLVSQNWTQLGDLAKKRLADALSAELGISSDLVAALLSQDWKLAKTYGEIEVAQYLLGRILNL; encoded by the coding sequence TTGAGATCTGCTCAGAATGGACTCGTTGTGACACGGCCGCGTGCCGTCGCACGTCTTGCTGTTGTAGCGCTTGCGGGAGTCGAGATGCTTGCGATGGTCGCAGTAACGCTCGTGGTGACGTCGTTGCTCGCGCCGGTGTGCGCGCTGGCCGCACCGTCGACCGCGGCTCCGACGACCGCCGCGACCGCGGCGCACGGCGCCTCGGGGGGCGCGGCCGACCGTTTGAAGGACATCGAGCTTTCGTGGGCGCACGACGCCATCGCGTCCCTGATTGATGAGGGCATCATATCCGGCTACCCGGACGGAACCTTCAAGCCTGAGAATCCTGTCACGCGCGCGGAGTTCGCGAAGATAGTAGCAAGGGCTTTTGCCATCCGTCCCACCGGCGAGCCAAGGTTCAGCGACATCAAGAACAACTGGGCGCAGGCGTACATCACGGCTCTCACCGAGGCCGGCATCGTCTCAGGCTACCCAGACGGCACGTTCAAGCCGGACAGGCACATTACGCGCGCGGAGATGGTGACGATGCTCGTGCGCGTGGTGAAACTCGCGGACAAGATGGATTCGCTCGACCAGCCCGAGCCCAGCTTCACCGACATCACCCCGGGCCACTGGGCGTTCCGGGCTGTTGAGACCGCGCACGCTCTCGGCATCCTTCCCGTCCATTTCGGCGTGGTGTTTGAGCCTGATACTGCTACTACGAGAGCTGAGACCGCATGGATGGTGAAGTCCCTTATAGACATCAAGATCACCCAAGGCAAGCTGGCCGGCGTGGACACACAGCAGGGCACGCTCACGGTGACCACCCCCGGCGGGAGCGAGCAGACCGTGACCTGCGGCCTTGACACGCAGATATACAGGAACAGCGTGGCGACCAGCCTGGACAAGCTCCTGCGAGGCGACGACGTCTACGTGGTGTCCGACGCGGCGGGCGAACCCAAGTTCATCAAGGCGAGCGGCCTCGTTACAAAGGACGACGTGACAGCGAAAGTAAGCATTCTCTCCAAGGGCACACTCGCACCATCGGACGTGGAAGCGCTCGCCCGGGGCGACTGGAACGCGGTCAAGCAAGGCCTGCAACCGAGGCTCATCGAACGGCTCACGGAGACCGGCCTGACTGAGGAAGAGGCGACGAGCCTGGTCAGCCAAAACTGGACCCAGCTCGGTGATCTCGCGAAAAAGCGCCTTGCCGACGCGCTCTCGGCCGAACTCGGGATATCGTCGGACCTCGTAGCGGCCCTGCTCAGTCAAGATTGGAAGCTTGCCAAAACCTATGGGGAGATCGAGGTGGCCCAGTACTTGCTGGGGCGAATACTTAACCTCTAG